In Scatophagus argus isolate fScaArg1 chromosome 3, fScaArg1.pri, whole genome shotgun sequence, one genomic interval encodes:
- the acap3b gene encoding arf-GAP with coiled-coil, ANK repeat and PH domain-containing protein 3b isoform X5 — protein MTVDFEECIKDSPRFRAGIDDVETDVVEIEAKLDKLVKLCSGMIEAGRAYVSANKLFVNGIKDLSQQCKKEEMISEWLEKCGESLQEIVNYHMILFDQAQRSIKQQLHTFIKEDVRKFKDTKKQFDRVREDMELAQVKNAQAPRNKVHEAEEATQALILSRKAFRHLALDYVLQINVLQAKKKFEILDAMLSFMGAQYSLFQKGFSILNEIDPYMKKLTTQLDQLVIDSAMEKREMEHKHALIQQRTLMQDFSYDDPKLEFNVDAPNGVVMEGYLFKRASNAFKTWNRRWFSIQNSQLVYQKKLKDSLTVVVEDLRLCSVKPCEDNERRFCFEVVSPTKSCMLQAESEKLRQAWIQAVQASIASAYKDITDNYYIERLDRTASPSTSSIDSASEPRERGERADRGVRGGGESLLQRVQSLPGNELCCDCGQTAPCWASINLGVLLCIECSGIHRSLGVHCSKVRSLTLDSWEPELLKLMCELGNTVINQIYEGACEELGAKKPGPSSSRQEKEAWIKSKYVEKRFLKKMSGSEALVEGERKSRPWTVKKCQRHNSSVRAPNKARRKYHRYEPGSASPATLSAAAAAKFRRDSLFCPDELDSLFSYFDTGSGPRSLSSDSGLGGSTDGSTDILVFGSVVDSVTEEEEESEESSSGEVEIEQEVSSDPEDPRELHPGALLHRSSRLHNLPLMAEALAHGADVHAASEEEEGKTPLIQAVIGGSLIACEFLLQNGADVNQRDMRGRGPLHHATYLGHTGQVCLFLKRGASQTEVDEQGHDPLSIAVQAANADIVTLLRLARMNEEMREAEAPLGQPGQYNSSSPTEQQYRKCIQEFICLTIEES, from the exons GGCTGGCATTGATGATGTGGAGACAGATGTGGTGGAGATTGAGGCAAAGCTTGACAAG CTGGTGAAGCTATGCAGCGGGATGATCGAGGCCGGCAGGGCCTACGTCAGCGCCAACAAGCTCTTTGTTAACGGCATCAAGGACCTGTCCCAGCAGTGCAAGAAAGAGGAGATGATATCG GAATGGCTTGAAAAATGTGGAGAAAGCCTCCAGGAGATCGTCAACTACCACATG ATTTTGTTTGACCAGGCTCAGAGGTCAATCAAGCAGCAGCTTCACACCTTCATTAAAGA GGATGTGCGTAAGTTTAAGGACACCAAGAAGCAGTTTGACCGAGTACGCGAGGACATGGAGCTGGCCCAGGTGAAGAACGCCCAGGCACCCAGGAACAAGGTGCATGAGGCCGAAGAAGCCACGCAGGCCCTGATCCTCAGCCGCAAAGCCTTTAGACACCTGGCCTTGGACTATGTGCTacag ATTAATGTGCTTCAGGCTAAGAAGAAGTTTGAAATCCTGGATGCA ATGCTGTCCTTCATGGGTGCCCAGTACTCGCTGTTCCAGAAAGGCTTTAGCATCCTGAATGAGATTGATCCCTACATGAAAAAACTGACTACGCAA CTGGATCAGCTGGTCATCGACTCGGCCATGGAGAAGAGGGAGATGGAGCACAAACACGCCCTCATCCAGCAGAGA ACTCTGATGCAG GACTTTTCTTATGATGACCCCAAGTTAGAATTCAATGTGGATGCACCCAATGGTGTGGTCATGGAGGGCTACCTCTTCAAGAGGGCCAGCAACGCCTTCAAGACCTGGAACAG GCGGTGGTTTTCCATACAAAACAGCCAGCTGGTCTATCAAAAGAAACTCAAG GACTCTTTGACGGTAGTGGTGGAGGACCTGAGGCTGTGCTCTGTAAAACCATGTGAAGATAATGAGAGGAGGTTCTGCTTTGAGGTGGTGTCACCCACTAA GAGCTGTATGCTGCAGGCTGAGTCTGAGAAGCTGCGTCAGGCTTGGATCCAGGCAGTCCAGGCAAGCATTGCCTCTGCTTACAAAGACATCACAGACAATTATTACATTGAG CGTTTGGACCGGACAGCTTCACCCTCCACCAGCAGCATTGACTCTGCCAGTGAGcccagagagaggggggagagggcTGATAGGGGAGTTCGGGGAGGTGGGGAGAGCCTCCTCCAGAGGGTGCAAAGCCTGCCGGGCAACGAGCTGTGCTGTGACTGTGGCCAAACGGCTCCCTGCTGGGCCTCCATCAACCTGGGGGTGCTGCTCTGCATCGAGTGCTCAGGGATCCACAG gAGTTTAGGTGTCCATTGCTCCAAAGTGCGTTCACTGACATTAGACTCGTGGGAGCCAGAGTTACTCAAG CTCATGTGTGAACTGGGGAACACTGTGATCAACCAAATTTACGAGGGAGCCTGTGAGGAACTGGGAGCGAAAAAACCAGGACCATCCAGTTCAAG ACAGGAGAAAGAGGCCTGGATCAAGTCTAAATATGTGGAGAAACGCTTTCTGAAGAAAATGAGTGGGAGCGAGGCGTTGGTAGAGGGTGAGAGGAAGTCTCGGCCCTGGACGGTGAAGAAGTGCCAGCGACACAACAGCTCAGTTCGGGCCCCCAACAAGGCCCGCAGGAAATACCATCGCTACGAGCCGGGCAGCGCTTCACCTGCAACCCTCTCAGCAG cagctgcagcaaagtTCCGTCGGGACTCCCTGTTCTGTCCAGACGAGCTGGATTCACTGTTTTCCTACTTTGACACTGGTTCTGGTCCTCGCA GTCTTAGCAGCGACAGCGGCCTGGGAGGAAGTACAGACGGCAGCACGGACATCCTGGTTTTTGGCTCAGTGGTGGACAGTGTCACAGAGGAag AAGAGGAGTCAGAGGAGTCCTCTAGTGGTGAGGTGGAAATCGAACAGGAAGTGTCCTCAGACCCTGAAGACCCCCGGGAGCTCCATCCCGGGGCGCTGCTCCATCGATCTTCTCGTCTACACAACCTGCCGCTCATGGCAGAGGCGCTGGCACACGGCGCTGACGTACACGCTGCgagcgaggaagaggaggggaaaacgCCGCTCATTCAGGCTGTAATAGGG GGCTCGCTGATAGCTTGTGAGTTCCTGCTACAGAACGGAGCTGATGTGAACCAGAGGGACATGAGAGGCAGAGGCCCGCTGCACCACGCCACCTATCTGGGACACACTGG ACAGGTGTGTCTATTTCTGAAGAGAGGAGCGTCACAGACGGAGGTGGACGAGCAGGGTCATGATCCCTTAAGTATCGCAGTGCAGGCTGCCAACGCAGACATCGTTACCCT ATTGCGTCTGGCGCGGATGAACGAGGAGATGCGAGAAGCGGAGGCTCCACTTGGTCAACCAGGTcaatacaacagcagcagccccaCTGAGCAGCAGTATAGGAAGTGCATCCAGGAATTCATCTGCCTCACAATAGAGGAGAGCTAG
- the acap3b gene encoding arf-GAP with coiled-coil, ANK repeat and PH domain-containing protein 3b isoform X2: MTVDFEECIKDSPRFRAGIDDVETDVVEIEAKLDKLVKLCSGMIEAGRAYVSANKLFVNGIKDLSQQCKKEEMISEWLEKCGESLQEIVNYHMILFDQAQRSIKQQLHTFIKEDVRKFKDTKKQFDRVREDMELAQVKNAQAPRNKVHEAEEATQALILSRKAFRHLALDYVLQINVLQAKKKFEILDAMLSFMGAQYSLFQKGFSILNEIDPYMKKLTTQLDQLVIDSAMEKREMEHKHALIQQRTLMQDFSYDDPKLEFNVDAPNGVVMEGYLFKRASNAFKTWNRRWFSIQNSQLVYQKKLKDSLTVVVEDLRLCSVKPCEDNERRFCFEVVSPTKSCMLQAESEKLRQAWIQAVQASIASAYKDITDNYYIERLDRTASPSTSSIDSASEPRERGERADRGVRGGGESLLQRVQSLPGNELCCDCGQTAPCWASINLGVLLCIECSGIHRSLGVHCSKVRSLTLDSWEPELLKLMCELGNTVINQIYEGACEELGAKKPGPSSSRQEKEAWIKSKYVEKRFLKKMSGSEALVEGERKSRPWTVKKCQRHNSSVRAPNKARRKYHRYEPGSASPATLSAAAAKFRRDSLFCPDELDSLFSYFDTGSGPRSPAGLSSDSGLGGSTDGSTDILVFGSVVDSVTEEEEESEESSSGEVEIEQEVSSDPEDPRELHPGALLHRSSRLHNLPLMAEALAHGADVHAASEEEEGKTPLIQAVIGGSLIACEFLLQNGADVNQRDMRGRGPLHHATYLGHTGQVCLFLKRGASQTEVDEQGHDPLSIAVQAANADIVTLLRLARMNEEMREAEAPLGQPGFATSSRRVKPKDVRDRVTSPVLTSFASFLSSRLSSPRS, encoded by the exons GGCTGGCATTGATGATGTGGAGACAGATGTGGTGGAGATTGAGGCAAAGCTTGACAAG CTGGTGAAGCTATGCAGCGGGATGATCGAGGCCGGCAGGGCCTACGTCAGCGCCAACAAGCTCTTTGTTAACGGCATCAAGGACCTGTCCCAGCAGTGCAAGAAAGAGGAGATGATATCG GAATGGCTTGAAAAATGTGGAGAAAGCCTCCAGGAGATCGTCAACTACCACATG ATTTTGTTTGACCAGGCTCAGAGGTCAATCAAGCAGCAGCTTCACACCTTCATTAAAGA GGATGTGCGTAAGTTTAAGGACACCAAGAAGCAGTTTGACCGAGTACGCGAGGACATGGAGCTGGCCCAGGTGAAGAACGCCCAGGCACCCAGGAACAAGGTGCATGAGGCCGAAGAAGCCACGCAGGCCCTGATCCTCAGCCGCAAAGCCTTTAGACACCTGGCCTTGGACTATGTGCTacag ATTAATGTGCTTCAGGCTAAGAAGAAGTTTGAAATCCTGGATGCA ATGCTGTCCTTCATGGGTGCCCAGTACTCGCTGTTCCAGAAAGGCTTTAGCATCCTGAATGAGATTGATCCCTACATGAAAAAACTGACTACGCAA CTGGATCAGCTGGTCATCGACTCGGCCATGGAGAAGAGGGAGATGGAGCACAAACACGCCCTCATCCAGCAGAGA ACTCTGATGCAG GACTTTTCTTATGATGACCCCAAGTTAGAATTCAATGTGGATGCACCCAATGGTGTGGTCATGGAGGGCTACCTCTTCAAGAGGGCCAGCAACGCCTTCAAGACCTGGAACAG GCGGTGGTTTTCCATACAAAACAGCCAGCTGGTCTATCAAAAGAAACTCAAG GACTCTTTGACGGTAGTGGTGGAGGACCTGAGGCTGTGCTCTGTAAAACCATGTGAAGATAATGAGAGGAGGTTCTGCTTTGAGGTGGTGTCACCCACTAA GAGCTGTATGCTGCAGGCTGAGTCTGAGAAGCTGCGTCAGGCTTGGATCCAGGCAGTCCAGGCAAGCATTGCCTCTGCTTACAAAGACATCACAGACAATTATTACATTGAG CGTTTGGACCGGACAGCTTCACCCTCCACCAGCAGCATTGACTCTGCCAGTGAGcccagagagaggggggagagggcTGATAGGGGAGTTCGGGGAGGTGGGGAGAGCCTCCTCCAGAGGGTGCAAAGCCTGCCGGGCAACGAGCTGTGCTGTGACTGTGGCCAAACGGCTCCCTGCTGGGCCTCCATCAACCTGGGGGTGCTGCTCTGCATCGAGTGCTCAGGGATCCACAG gAGTTTAGGTGTCCATTGCTCCAAAGTGCGTTCACTGACATTAGACTCGTGGGAGCCAGAGTTACTCAAG CTCATGTGTGAACTGGGGAACACTGTGATCAACCAAATTTACGAGGGAGCCTGTGAGGAACTGGGAGCGAAAAAACCAGGACCATCCAGTTCAAG ACAGGAGAAAGAGGCCTGGATCAAGTCTAAATATGTGGAGAAACGCTTTCTGAAGAAAATGAGTGGGAGCGAGGCGTTGGTAGAGGGTGAGAGGAAGTCTCGGCCCTGGACGGTGAAGAAGTGCCAGCGACACAACAGCTCAGTTCGGGCCCCCAACAAGGCCCGCAGGAAATACCATCGCTACGAGCCGGGCAGCGCTTCACCTGCAACCCTCTCAGCAG ctgcagcaaagtTCCGTCGGGACTCCCTGTTCTGTCCAGACGAGCTGGATTCACTGTTTTCCTACTTTGACACTGGTTCTGGTCCTCGCA GCCCCGCAGGTCTTAGCAGCGACAGCGGCCTGGGAGGAAGTACAGACGGCAGCACGGACATCCTGGTTTTTGGCTCAGTGGTGGACAGTGTCACAGAGGAag AAGAGGAGTCAGAGGAGTCCTCTAGTGGTGAGGTGGAAATCGAACAGGAAGTGTCCTCAGACCCTGAAGACCCCCGGGAGCTCCATCCCGGGGCGCTGCTCCATCGATCTTCTCGTCTACACAACCTGCCGCTCATGGCAGAGGCGCTGGCACACGGCGCTGACGTACACGCTGCgagcgaggaagaggaggggaaaacgCCGCTCATTCAGGCTGTAATAGGG GGCTCGCTGATAGCTTGTGAGTTCCTGCTACAGAACGGAGCTGATGTGAACCAGAGGGACATGAGAGGCAGAGGCCCGCTGCACCACGCCACCTATCTGGGACACACTGG ACAGGTGTGTCTATTTCTGAAGAGAGGAGCGTCACAGACGGAGGTGGACGAGCAGGGTCATGATCCCTTAAGTATCGCAGTGCAGGCTGCCAACGCAGACATCGTTACCCT ATTGCGTCTGGCGCGGATGAACGAGGAGATGCGAGAAGCGGAGGCTCCACTTGGTCAACCAG
- the acap3b gene encoding arf-GAP with coiled-coil, ANK repeat and PH domain-containing protein 3b isoform X4, with product MTVDFEECIKDSPRFRAGIDDVETDVVEIEAKLDKLVKLCSGMIEAGRAYVSANKLFVNGIKDLSQQCKKEEMISEWLEKCGESLQEIVNYHMILFDQAQRSIKQQLHTFIKEDVRKFKDTKKQFDRVREDMELAQVKNAQAPRNKVHEAEEATQALILSRKAFRHLALDYVLQINVLQAKKKFEILDAMLSFMGAQYSLFQKGFSILNEIDPYMKKLTTQLDQLVIDSAMEKREMEHKHALIQQRTLMQDFSYDDPKLEFNVDAPNGVVMEGYLFKRASNAFKTWNRRWFSIQNSQLVYQKKLKDSLTVVVEDLRLCSVKPCEDNERRFCFEVVSPTKSCMLQAESEKLRQAWIQAVQASIASAYKDITDNYYIERLDRTASPSTSSIDSASEPRERGERADRGVRGGGESLLQRVQSLPGNELCCDCGQTAPCWASINLGVLLCIECSGIHRSLGVHCSKVRSLTLDSWEPELLKLMCELGNTVINQIYEGACEELGAKKPGPSSSRQEKEAWIKSKYVEKRFLKKMSGSEALVEGERKSRPWTVKKCQRHNSSVRAPNKARRKYHRYEPGSASPATLSAAAAKFRRDSLFCPDELDSLFSYFDTGSGPRSLSSDSGLGGSTDGSTDILVFGSVVDSVTEEEEESEESSSGEVEIEQEVSSDPEDPRELHPGALLHRSSRLHNLPLMAEALAHGADVHAASEEEEGKTPLIQAVIGGSLIACEFLLQNGADVNQRDMRGRGPLHHATYLGHTGQVCLFLKRGASQTEVDEQGHDPLSIAVQAANADIVTLLRLARMNEEMREAEAPLGQPGFATSSRRVKPKDVRDRVTSPVLTSFASFLSSRLSSPRS from the exons GGCTGGCATTGATGATGTGGAGACAGATGTGGTGGAGATTGAGGCAAAGCTTGACAAG CTGGTGAAGCTATGCAGCGGGATGATCGAGGCCGGCAGGGCCTACGTCAGCGCCAACAAGCTCTTTGTTAACGGCATCAAGGACCTGTCCCAGCAGTGCAAGAAAGAGGAGATGATATCG GAATGGCTTGAAAAATGTGGAGAAAGCCTCCAGGAGATCGTCAACTACCACATG ATTTTGTTTGACCAGGCTCAGAGGTCAATCAAGCAGCAGCTTCACACCTTCATTAAAGA GGATGTGCGTAAGTTTAAGGACACCAAGAAGCAGTTTGACCGAGTACGCGAGGACATGGAGCTGGCCCAGGTGAAGAACGCCCAGGCACCCAGGAACAAGGTGCATGAGGCCGAAGAAGCCACGCAGGCCCTGATCCTCAGCCGCAAAGCCTTTAGACACCTGGCCTTGGACTATGTGCTacag ATTAATGTGCTTCAGGCTAAGAAGAAGTTTGAAATCCTGGATGCA ATGCTGTCCTTCATGGGTGCCCAGTACTCGCTGTTCCAGAAAGGCTTTAGCATCCTGAATGAGATTGATCCCTACATGAAAAAACTGACTACGCAA CTGGATCAGCTGGTCATCGACTCGGCCATGGAGAAGAGGGAGATGGAGCACAAACACGCCCTCATCCAGCAGAGA ACTCTGATGCAG GACTTTTCTTATGATGACCCCAAGTTAGAATTCAATGTGGATGCACCCAATGGTGTGGTCATGGAGGGCTACCTCTTCAAGAGGGCCAGCAACGCCTTCAAGACCTGGAACAG GCGGTGGTTTTCCATACAAAACAGCCAGCTGGTCTATCAAAAGAAACTCAAG GACTCTTTGACGGTAGTGGTGGAGGACCTGAGGCTGTGCTCTGTAAAACCATGTGAAGATAATGAGAGGAGGTTCTGCTTTGAGGTGGTGTCACCCACTAA GAGCTGTATGCTGCAGGCTGAGTCTGAGAAGCTGCGTCAGGCTTGGATCCAGGCAGTCCAGGCAAGCATTGCCTCTGCTTACAAAGACATCACAGACAATTATTACATTGAG CGTTTGGACCGGACAGCTTCACCCTCCACCAGCAGCATTGACTCTGCCAGTGAGcccagagagaggggggagagggcTGATAGGGGAGTTCGGGGAGGTGGGGAGAGCCTCCTCCAGAGGGTGCAAAGCCTGCCGGGCAACGAGCTGTGCTGTGACTGTGGCCAAACGGCTCCCTGCTGGGCCTCCATCAACCTGGGGGTGCTGCTCTGCATCGAGTGCTCAGGGATCCACAG gAGTTTAGGTGTCCATTGCTCCAAAGTGCGTTCACTGACATTAGACTCGTGGGAGCCAGAGTTACTCAAG CTCATGTGTGAACTGGGGAACACTGTGATCAACCAAATTTACGAGGGAGCCTGTGAGGAACTGGGAGCGAAAAAACCAGGACCATCCAGTTCAAG ACAGGAGAAAGAGGCCTGGATCAAGTCTAAATATGTGGAGAAACGCTTTCTGAAGAAAATGAGTGGGAGCGAGGCGTTGGTAGAGGGTGAGAGGAAGTCTCGGCCCTGGACGGTGAAGAAGTGCCAGCGACACAACAGCTCAGTTCGGGCCCCCAACAAGGCCCGCAGGAAATACCATCGCTACGAGCCGGGCAGCGCTTCACCTGCAACCCTCTCAGCAG ctgcagcaaagtTCCGTCGGGACTCCCTGTTCTGTCCAGACGAGCTGGATTCACTGTTTTCCTACTTTGACACTGGTTCTGGTCCTCGCA GTCTTAGCAGCGACAGCGGCCTGGGAGGAAGTACAGACGGCAGCACGGACATCCTGGTTTTTGGCTCAGTGGTGGACAGTGTCACAGAGGAag AAGAGGAGTCAGAGGAGTCCTCTAGTGGTGAGGTGGAAATCGAACAGGAAGTGTCCTCAGACCCTGAAGACCCCCGGGAGCTCCATCCCGGGGCGCTGCTCCATCGATCTTCTCGTCTACACAACCTGCCGCTCATGGCAGAGGCGCTGGCACACGGCGCTGACGTACACGCTGCgagcgaggaagaggaggggaaaacgCCGCTCATTCAGGCTGTAATAGGG GGCTCGCTGATAGCTTGTGAGTTCCTGCTACAGAACGGAGCTGATGTGAACCAGAGGGACATGAGAGGCAGAGGCCCGCTGCACCACGCCACCTATCTGGGACACACTGG ACAGGTGTGTCTATTTCTGAAGAGAGGAGCGTCACAGACGGAGGTGGACGAGCAGGGTCATGATCCCTTAAGTATCGCAGTGCAGGCTGCCAACGCAGACATCGTTACCCT ATTGCGTCTGGCGCGGATGAACGAGGAGATGCGAGAAGCGGAGGCTCCACTTGGTCAACCAG
- the acap3b gene encoding arf-GAP with coiled-coil, ANK repeat and PH domain-containing protein 3b isoform X1 codes for MTVDFEECIKDSPRFRAGIDDVETDVVEIEAKLDKLVKLCSGMIEAGRAYVSANKLFVNGIKDLSQQCKKEEMISEWLEKCGESLQEIVNYHMILFDQAQRSIKQQLHTFIKEDVRKFKDTKKQFDRVREDMELAQVKNAQAPRNKVHEAEEATQALILSRKAFRHLALDYVLQINVLQAKKKFEILDAMLSFMGAQYSLFQKGFSILNEIDPYMKKLTTQLDQLVIDSAMEKREMEHKHALIQQRTLMQDFSYDDPKLEFNVDAPNGVVMEGYLFKRASNAFKTWNRRWFSIQNSQLVYQKKLKDSLTVVVEDLRLCSVKPCEDNERRFCFEVVSPTKSCMLQAESEKLRQAWIQAVQASIASAYKDITDNYYIERLDRTASPSTSSIDSASEPRERGERADRGVRGGGESLLQRVQSLPGNELCCDCGQTAPCWASINLGVLLCIECSGIHRSLGVHCSKVRSLTLDSWEPELLKLMCELGNTVINQIYEGACEELGAKKPGPSSSRQEKEAWIKSKYVEKRFLKKMSGSEALVEGERKSRPWTVKKCQRHNSSVRAPNKARRKYHRYEPGSASPATLSAAAAAKFRRDSLFCPDELDSLFSYFDTGSGPRSPAGLSSDSGLGGSTDGSTDILVFGSVVDSVTEEEEESEESSSGEVEIEQEVSSDPEDPRELHPGALLHRSSRLHNLPLMAEALAHGADVHAASEEEEGKTPLIQAVIGGSLIACEFLLQNGADVNQRDMRGRGPLHHATYLGHTGQVCLFLKRGASQTEVDEQGHDPLSIAVQAANADIVTLLRLARMNEEMREAEAPLGQPGFATSSRRVKPKDVRDRVTSPVLTSFASFLSSRLSSPRS; via the exons GGCTGGCATTGATGATGTGGAGACAGATGTGGTGGAGATTGAGGCAAAGCTTGACAAG CTGGTGAAGCTATGCAGCGGGATGATCGAGGCCGGCAGGGCCTACGTCAGCGCCAACAAGCTCTTTGTTAACGGCATCAAGGACCTGTCCCAGCAGTGCAAGAAAGAGGAGATGATATCG GAATGGCTTGAAAAATGTGGAGAAAGCCTCCAGGAGATCGTCAACTACCACATG ATTTTGTTTGACCAGGCTCAGAGGTCAATCAAGCAGCAGCTTCACACCTTCATTAAAGA GGATGTGCGTAAGTTTAAGGACACCAAGAAGCAGTTTGACCGAGTACGCGAGGACATGGAGCTGGCCCAGGTGAAGAACGCCCAGGCACCCAGGAACAAGGTGCATGAGGCCGAAGAAGCCACGCAGGCCCTGATCCTCAGCCGCAAAGCCTTTAGACACCTGGCCTTGGACTATGTGCTacag ATTAATGTGCTTCAGGCTAAGAAGAAGTTTGAAATCCTGGATGCA ATGCTGTCCTTCATGGGTGCCCAGTACTCGCTGTTCCAGAAAGGCTTTAGCATCCTGAATGAGATTGATCCCTACATGAAAAAACTGACTACGCAA CTGGATCAGCTGGTCATCGACTCGGCCATGGAGAAGAGGGAGATGGAGCACAAACACGCCCTCATCCAGCAGAGA ACTCTGATGCAG GACTTTTCTTATGATGACCCCAAGTTAGAATTCAATGTGGATGCACCCAATGGTGTGGTCATGGAGGGCTACCTCTTCAAGAGGGCCAGCAACGCCTTCAAGACCTGGAACAG GCGGTGGTTTTCCATACAAAACAGCCAGCTGGTCTATCAAAAGAAACTCAAG GACTCTTTGACGGTAGTGGTGGAGGACCTGAGGCTGTGCTCTGTAAAACCATGTGAAGATAATGAGAGGAGGTTCTGCTTTGAGGTGGTGTCACCCACTAA GAGCTGTATGCTGCAGGCTGAGTCTGAGAAGCTGCGTCAGGCTTGGATCCAGGCAGTCCAGGCAAGCATTGCCTCTGCTTACAAAGACATCACAGACAATTATTACATTGAG CGTTTGGACCGGACAGCTTCACCCTCCACCAGCAGCATTGACTCTGCCAGTGAGcccagagagaggggggagagggcTGATAGGGGAGTTCGGGGAGGTGGGGAGAGCCTCCTCCAGAGGGTGCAAAGCCTGCCGGGCAACGAGCTGTGCTGTGACTGTGGCCAAACGGCTCCCTGCTGGGCCTCCATCAACCTGGGGGTGCTGCTCTGCATCGAGTGCTCAGGGATCCACAG gAGTTTAGGTGTCCATTGCTCCAAAGTGCGTTCACTGACATTAGACTCGTGGGAGCCAGAGTTACTCAAG CTCATGTGTGAACTGGGGAACACTGTGATCAACCAAATTTACGAGGGAGCCTGTGAGGAACTGGGAGCGAAAAAACCAGGACCATCCAGTTCAAG ACAGGAGAAAGAGGCCTGGATCAAGTCTAAATATGTGGAGAAACGCTTTCTGAAGAAAATGAGTGGGAGCGAGGCGTTGGTAGAGGGTGAGAGGAAGTCTCGGCCCTGGACGGTGAAGAAGTGCCAGCGACACAACAGCTCAGTTCGGGCCCCCAACAAGGCCCGCAGGAAATACCATCGCTACGAGCCGGGCAGCGCTTCACCTGCAACCCTCTCAGCAG cagctgcagcaaagtTCCGTCGGGACTCCCTGTTCTGTCCAGACGAGCTGGATTCACTGTTTTCCTACTTTGACACTGGTTCTGGTCCTCGCA GCCCCGCAGGTCTTAGCAGCGACAGCGGCCTGGGAGGAAGTACAGACGGCAGCACGGACATCCTGGTTTTTGGCTCAGTGGTGGACAGTGTCACAGAGGAag AAGAGGAGTCAGAGGAGTCCTCTAGTGGTGAGGTGGAAATCGAACAGGAAGTGTCCTCAGACCCTGAAGACCCCCGGGAGCTCCATCCCGGGGCGCTGCTCCATCGATCTTCTCGTCTACACAACCTGCCGCTCATGGCAGAGGCGCTGGCACACGGCGCTGACGTACACGCTGCgagcgaggaagaggaggggaaaacgCCGCTCATTCAGGCTGTAATAGGG GGCTCGCTGATAGCTTGTGAGTTCCTGCTACAGAACGGAGCTGATGTGAACCAGAGGGACATGAGAGGCAGAGGCCCGCTGCACCACGCCACCTATCTGGGACACACTGG ACAGGTGTGTCTATTTCTGAAGAGAGGAGCGTCACAGACGGAGGTGGACGAGCAGGGTCATGATCCCTTAAGTATCGCAGTGCAGGCTGCCAACGCAGACATCGTTACCCT ATTGCGTCTGGCGCGGATGAACGAGGAGATGCGAGAAGCGGAGGCTCCACTTGGTCAACCAG